The Porphyromonadaceae bacterium W3.11 DNA window TACACTTTATTTTAGCAGAATTAATTTAACTATGGAAATAACCATGTTATTATGATGTAGGGCGTTGATTAGAATTTTTTATCTTTTCAAGTGCTGCGGAGTTGATGATTTCAATAAGTACCCTTGACTAAAAATGATTAGATTTGCATATATATAAACAAATTCAATAGTAGGTTAATGAGTAAAATAAATATAGATCAAGGACTTTATATCTTGGGTATAGAGTCCTCTTGTGACGATACCTCTGCAGCGGTTATTCATGGTGATGTATTGCTCTCTAATGTGATAGCAAGCCAAAAAGTCCATGAGGAATATGGCGGTGTGGTGCCAGAGCTTGCAAGTAGAGATCATTTGAAGAATATTATGCCAGTGGTCCATACCGCGTTGAAGAGAGCATCAATAGAGCTTAAGGATATTGATGCGATAGCCTACACACGTGGTCCAGGTCTTTTGGGATCACTTCTGGTGGGAAATTCATTTACAAAGGGGTTGGTCGAGGGGCTTGGCATTCCACATGTGGATGTGAACCACCTACAGGCACACGTCTTAGCTCACTTTATTCAGAGTGGGGAGGAAAGAGTCGAGACTCCAGAATTCCCATTCCTTTGTCTGCTTGTTTCGGGTGGTAACTCACAGATTATACTTGTCAAGAGTCCTCTGGATATGGAGATCATCGGGAAGACTATTGACGATGCTGCTGGAGAGGCATTTGACAAGTGTGCTAAGGTGATTGGGCTCGGATATCCAGGTGGCCCGATTGTTAATAAGTTAGGTAATATCGGAGATCCAAATGCTTTTAGATTTGCTAGGCCAAATATTGCGGGGTATGATTATAGCTTTAGTGGATTGAAGACGTCCTTCCTCTATACGCTTCGGGATGAACTAGAAAAAGATAAAGACTTTATTGAGAAAAATAAGGAGGATTTATGTGCTTCATTGCAGCACACAATTGTGGAGATTTTGATGAATAAGTTGGAAAAGGCTGCCGATGATTTAGATATAAAGCAAGTCGCTGTGGCTGGAGGTGTTTCAGCTAATTCTGCACTCCGAGATGCCTTTATCGAATATGGTAAGCGAACCGGACGAGATGTCTTTATACCACCTTTTGCATACACTACTGATAATGCTGCTATGGTAGCGATTGCTGGAGCTTATCGGTTTGCGGCTGGTTATAGAAGTGCCTTGTCTGATGCACCATACTCACGAGTGATTATCTGATGAGTATGGAGTATGTTTCAGAGATAGCGGATATTCTTATTAATGGAGGTCGAAGCATTTCGGTAGCTGAGAGCTGTACTGGAGGACTGCTTTCAGCTGCCTTGACCTCCAAGAGTGGTGCTTCTCAGTGGATGAAAGCAGGTATTACTGCATACACTGAGGAGTGCAAACGTGGGCTATTAGGATTGACGGATAAGGAGTTGGGTCGTGGATTGGTGACCGAGGCTTGTGCTAAAGGTATGGTCATGAGTATCGCTCAACTCACAGGTAGCGATTATGCTATATCCACAACGGGTGTCTGTGATGCCTCTTCTGAGGGGTTTAACCCGTGTACTGTATGGATTGGCATCAAGACACCCTATGCTATTGAAGCCTTTTTGATCAGAGCTGAGGATAGAGGGCGAGTAAAAAATATGTCGTATGCGGTAGAGAAAGCATTAGAATTAATGCTGAATATGATGAGAAAGGAAGGTTTATGAATTTGGATCAGGTACTAGAACAATTCTTTGGTCATAGTACTTTTAGACCACTTCAGCGTGAAGCCATTGAGGGTGTTTTATCAGGGAAAGATCAATTAGTCGTTTTGCCTACAGGAGGTGGTAAGTCCCTCTGCTATCAATTGCCAGCTATGCTCTTAGATGGCTGTGCCTTGGTGATCTCACCTCTTATTGCACTGATGAAAGATCAGATTCTATCCCTTCAAGCACAAGGAATATTAGCCGCTACCATCAATAGTAGTGTTACAAATGAGTATCGAAAACACGTTCTTCAGAGTTTGCATACAGGACGGATTAAACTACTCTATATCAGTCCGGAGACGTTACTATCTCCCTTCGGAGGTGAGATGCTCAGACGTACCAATGTCTCTATGATCGCGATAGATGAGGCACACTGTATAAGTCAGTGGGGTCACGACTTCCGCCCAGAATATTCACAATTAGGAGTCCTGAAAGAACGGTATCCTGATCTGCCGATTATAGCCCTTACCGCTACTGCTGATGAATCTACACGAAAAGATATTATCGCTAAGCTTCAGCTTAAAGATCCTGTACAATTGATAGGAGACTTTGACCGTCCTAATATATACTTAGAAGTTAGAAGGGGGCTTAAGAAAAAAGATAAGCTACGTGAGATAGCTGATTATATCGAGCAGCAAGGGGATAATTCAGCAGGGATTATTTATTGTACCAAGCGTGATGATACTGAAGCAGTTGCACGCTATCTTAATGATCAGGATATAAAAGCTCTCAGTTATCACGCACTCATGAGTGCAGGGGATAGAGAGATCGTCCATCGCTTATTTTTAGGAGGGCAGATACAGGTGGTCTGTGCTACGGTCGCTTTTGGTATGGGGATCGATAAGCCCGATGTTAGGTGGGTCATCCACTACAATATGCCCAAAAATATCGAAAGCTATTATCAAGAGATCGGTAGGGCTGGGCGTGACGGTAAGCCTGCTACAGCGATACTTTATTATAGTTATGCCGATATCTTTGTCTTACAGAAATTGATTCAGAATAGTGGCATGCTGGCGGTCTCTACGTCTAAGATGGATTACATGAAGCGATATTGCGAAGGGAATGTATGTCGTCGTCGAGTCTTGCTTAGCTATTTTGGTACCGAGGTTGATTCGGACTGCAATGATTGTGATGTATGTTTGATGCCAAAGCCTAAGGCCTTTGATGGTACTACTATAGCCCAAAAAGCGATGAGTGCGGTTGCACGTTCCGGAGAGTCCATCAATATTGATATGTGTATAGACATTCTGAGAGGTTCACGTCAGAGGTTATTGCTAGCAGCAGGCTATCAATTTATGCCTACGTACGGTATAGGCAGAGATGTTTCAGCTATCGAATGGCGAGAATATCTTTATCAAATGGTCATGAAAGGATTGATGAGCATAGATTATTCGATGGGCGGAAATCTTCAAATCACCCGTTTTGGTAGAGATGTTTTATTCGGGAGGGAAAAGTTTGAGCTATTTCCAGTACGTTTTTACCAGAAAAAAGCTTAAGTTTGTAGAAAGTAAAAAATCATGAGTCATATTTGGAGTCATAATGAACTTTCCGAAGAAGAGAAAGAAATGTCGCGAAAGCTTGCCGAACAAGGAAAGCTTTTGCCTAAGATCGCTGATATTATTGTCAAGCGAAATATTGATTCTAAAGAAGATCTCGAAACCTATCTACATCCTAGTCTAGATGATCTGCATAATCCGTTTCTTATGACGGATATGGACAAGGCTGTTAATCGTCTTAACCGAGCTATTGGTAATAAGGAGAAAATACTGGTCTATGGTGACTATGATGTTGATGGCATTACAGCCGTTACACTAGTCTATAAGTATTTTCGCTTAATCACTACAGCCATAGACTATTATATCCCTGACCGTTATGAGGAGGGGAGTGGTATTTCTAAGAAAGCTATTGAATTTGCTCGAGAGAACGGATTCACGATTATTATCGCGTTGGATTGCGGTATCAAGGCTAATGATATGGTAGATTATGCGACTACTCTAGGGATAGACTTTATTATCTGTGACCACCATATGCCTGATGAGTATCTGCCAAATACGGTTGCTAATCTCAATCCCAAATTACCAGATACGAAGTACCCATTTCCCGAATTAAGTGGTTGTGGGGTAGGGTTTAAGTTGATTCAGGCCTTCACTATTAGTAATAATAGCGATCCCCGTGTTTGTTATAATCTCCTAGATTTGGTAGCTGTGAGTATCGCCGCTGACTTAGTTCCGTTGTACGGAGAGAATAGGATCTTAGCTCACCATGGATTAAAAAAACTCAATCGACGTCCGATGCTGGGGCTAAAAAGCATTATCAATGTCAGTGGGTTGAGGAGCAAAGTCCTAGACATGACGGATATTATCTTCAAGATAGGCCCTCGTATCAATGCTTCTGGACGTATGCAAAGTGGTAGGGAGTCAGTTGATTTGTTACTCTCAAGAGACTTCCAAGAGGCTAAAGCGATCAGTCATCATATAGATGAGTATAATAATCAGCGAAGAGAGATAGACCACTCTATCACACAAGAGGCTAATGAAATTGTGGAGGGCTTTACTGATATGCTGGACCGAAAACTCATAGTCGTATATGATCCATCCTGGCATAATGGTGTGATAGGTATAGTAGCCTCTCGTCTAGCAGAGCAATATAATAGGCCTGCAATCGTTATGACCGATACTATGGATAATCTGATTAATGGTTCGGCACGTAGTGTAGAAGGGTATGATATTCATGCACTCTTAGAGAAAGCTAAAGATCTGCTAGAGAATTTTGGTGGACATACTCTGGCGGCAGGATTTACTATAC harbors:
- the tsaD gene encoding tRNA (adenosine(37)-N6)-threonylcarbamoyltransferase complex transferase subunit TsaD, encoding MSKINIDQGLYILGIESSCDDTSAAVIHGDVLLSNVIASQKVHEEYGGVVPELASRDHLKNIMPVVHTALKRASIELKDIDAIAYTRGPGLLGSLLVGNSFTKGLVEGLGIPHVDVNHLQAHVLAHFIQSGEERVETPEFPFLCLLVSGGNSQIILVKSPLDMEIIGKTIDDAAGEAFDKCAKVIGLGYPGGPIVNKLGNIGDPNAFRFARPNIAGYDYSFSGLKTSFLYTLRDELEKDKDFIEKNKEDLCASLQHTIVEILMNKLEKAADDLDIKQVAVAGGVSANSALRDAFIEYGKRTGRDVFIPPFAYTTDNAAMVAIAGAYRFAAGYRSALSDAPYSRVII
- a CDS encoding CinA family protein; this encodes MEYVSEIADILINGGRSISVAESCTGGLLSAALTSKSGASQWMKAGITAYTEECKRGLLGLTDKELGRGLVTEACAKGMVMSIAQLTGSDYAISTTGVCDASSEGFNPCTVWIGIKTPYAIEAFLIRAEDRGRVKNMSYAVEKALELMLNMMRKEGL
- a CDS encoding ATP-dependent DNA helicase RecQ, with the protein product MNLDQVLEQFFGHSTFRPLQREAIEGVLSGKDQLVVLPTGGGKSLCYQLPAMLLDGCALVISPLIALMKDQILSLQAQGILAATINSSVTNEYRKHVLQSLHTGRIKLLYISPETLLSPFGGEMLRRTNVSMIAIDEAHCISQWGHDFRPEYSQLGVLKERYPDLPIIALTATADESTRKDIIAKLQLKDPVQLIGDFDRPNIYLEVRRGLKKKDKLREIADYIEQQGDNSAGIIYCTKRDDTEAVARYLNDQDIKALSYHALMSAGDREIVHRLFLGGQIQVVCATVAFGMGIDKPDVRWVIHYNMPKNIESYYQEIGRAGRDGKPATAILYYSYADIFVLQKLIQNSGMLAVSTSKMDYMKRYCEGNVCRRRVLLSYFGTEVDSDCNDCDVCLMPKPKAFDGTTIAQKAMSAVARSGESINIDMCIDILRGSRQRLLLAAGYQFMPTYGIGRDVSAIEWREYLYQMVMKGLMSIDYSMGGNLQITRFGRDVLFGREKFELFPVRFYQKKA
- the recJ gene encoding single-stranded-DNA-specific exonuclease RecJ, producing MSHIWSHNELSEEEKEMSRKLAEQGKLLPKIADIIVKRNIDSKEDLETYLHPSLDDLHNPFLMTDMDKAVNRLNRAIGNKEKILVYGDYDVDGITAVTLVYKYFRLITTAIDYYIPDRYEEGSGISKKAIEFARENGFTIIIALDCGIKANDMVDYATTLGIDFIICDHHMPDEYLPNTVANLNPKLPDTKYPFPELSGCGVGFKLIQAFTISNNSDPRVCYNLLDLVAVSIAADLVPLYGENRILAHHGLKKLNRRPMLGLKSIINVSGLRSKVLDMTDIIFKIGPRINASGRMQSGRESVDLLLSRDFQEAKAISHHIDEYNNQRREIDHSITQEANEIVEGFTDMLDRKLIVVYDPSWHNGVIGIVASRLAEQYNRPAIVMTDTMDNLINGSARSVEGYDIHALLEKAKDLLENFGGHTLAAGFTIHKKNLHHFIQLANRTADEDLTMEDLQPKHKIDSVLELSEITPTLRRQIRKLAPFGPGNEKPTFCSKGVICVTPPRLMGYKKSHLRMMISLPGELPIYQAVAYNQAEYLADLTAGNEFDILYTIEEFNKQGKMEVSLNIIDIHIH